The DNA segment GAGGATCAGGTAGGAGTCCGCCTCGCTGCACTGCAGCGCGATGCGCACCGCCATCTGCCCCATCGTGCTTCGGGCAAGGCTGAAAGCACCGCCCAGCGTCTGCGATCCGAGCACCACGTGCATCCCGAACGCGCGGCCCTGACGCACGAGGCGATCCAGCAGCAGGGCCGCTTCCTGGCCCAGCTTGTCGTCTTCGACAAACATCTCCTGGAACTCGTCAACGATGAGCAGGATCCGTGCCAGCTTGCGCCCCGAAACCTCCCGATACCCGGCAACATCCTGGACGATCAGTTCACGGAACATCTCGCCGCGTCGCTTCATCTCCGCGTCAAGTCGGCGGAGAACGCTGATGCCGAACTCCCGTTCGCTCTCGATCGCCACCACACGTGCGTGGGGCAACTCAAGCCTCGCGTACGTCTTGAACTCAACTCCCTTCTTGAAGTCGACAAGGTACAGCTCGACCTCGTCGGGGCTGTACCACAGCGCGAGGTTGGTGATCAGCACGTGCAGCAGGGTCGACTTGCCGGACCCCGTGCGGCCCGCGATGAGCGCGTGCTGCGCCGTGCCCCGGCCCAGTGTGATGTACTGGAGCTTGGTCGCCCCTGCCCGCCCAAGAGGGATCCGTACCTCGTCGGCGGTAGAGAGCGGCCAGAGTTGCTCCGGCGGAGCCACGTGCTTGAACGGCACCTGCACCCGCCCCGCGTCCTTCGATCGACTCCCCACTGCATGAACCACCCGCGTGAACTCGTTCGTCGCGGCGGGCGCATCCAGCGCCAGCGGAAGGTCTGCAAAGTCGGGATCCTCCAACACCATTGTCCCCCGCTTCCACACGACGCGCACGCACGCCCGCTCGAGGTCCGCGATCGGCAGACCCGGGGGTGCGGGCCGACGCGTGTCCATCGCGATCAACGCGTGGACGCCGCACCGGGGACCGCTCGTGATGATGCTCGCCAGGCGCTTGGCGGCGGCCTCGTCGAAGCTCACCGGATAGTCCGCGATCACGAGGAACCGGAACGGCTCAGCGACCTCGCCCGCGTGCCGGTTGTACTCGTCGATGCTCGCGAACTCGTTGCGGAGATACTTCTGGATCACCGTTTCCATGTGCTCGGTCAGATCGGCAAGCCTCGCTTCGATGTGACGCGGCTCGGTCCAGATTCGGTCCGAAACCAGCAGCGGCTCGAAGTCCGCCAAGTGCATGAACCCGGCGAAACTCTCGCCAAGGCCGACCGGATCGATGATCGTGAACCTCACCTTCCCCGGGGGGAACGTCGCCAGCAACCGCAGCATCGTCGCCTGCAGCGTGCCGATCGCCTCCGCTCGCCCCTCGCCCCCGGTGCGGATCAGCAGCGACCCGCGTTCCGGAAGTTCGAGCAACACGGGCAGCGCGAAGTTCGCCGGCCCCGCAAGATCAAGCCGGAGATCGCCGGGTACCCCCCCCGGCATCGCGGTCAAGTCTATCTGCACCGATCCGATCCTCGCGAGGCGCTCCCCAACCTCGGTCGTTGAGTAGTCATCACTCAACACCTCCGACCACGCCGGGGCGCTTCGTCGCTCGGCTCGCCCAACCTTCTCGAGATCGGCCCTGATGCTCGCTATCCGAGTCCGCCAATCCGCCTCCAAAGCGGCCCATCCCTCGACCTCCGCCGCGCGTGCCTGCTCACGCCGCGCGCCGGCCGTCGCCCGCACTCGCGCGGTGACCTCGGCGTGCGTTTGCTCCGCAAGCCGAATCGCCAGTTCACCCTTCTCCTGAGCGGCGGCCACCTCCGCATCCCGCTCCGCCGTGATCGCCTCCTCCGCCGCGAGGTGTCTCGCACGGATCTCCGCGATCCGCTCCGCCGAGACCCTCCGGACTTCAACGGCAGCGAGTTCGTGCTTCTCGCGAGCCGATCGGATCTCCCGATCGCGCGGCTCCCGCAACGCCGCCTCCTCCTGCTGCCGCGCCCGCATCGCCTGCTCGACCGCTATCGGGGCCAATCGCCGGATCCGCGCAACAGAACCAGCAATCCGGCCCGCCGCTCGCGCGACCTGCCTCGACGCCACGCGGCTGAGCAGCACAAGGAGCCCGGCGATCAGGAGCGTCGCGCCGGATCCCGCGGCCCCAATTACTGCCGGCGTCGCGCCCTTGAGGTAGACCCAGGTCAGGGCCGCGCCGCCTGCCGCGGCCCCCAGCACATACACGACCAGGAGCGGCGTGATCGTCATGCGCGCCAGCACGAGCGAATCAAGCCGCCGAAACCCATACTGGGCCGCCTCGACCTCCCGTTGAATCGCGTCGACAGCGTCCCCCGCTTGGTCCAGTTCCCCCGTCGGAGCCACCAGCAGGCGGTCGGGTCGGCGTCCTAGTCGGGCAAGCGATTCCGCGGCGCTCCGCTCAACCACCAGGGCATCAGCCACCGCCTGATCGATCACTTTGCGCGACTGCTCGAACTTCTCGCGGGGCTTGTGCGCGTGCGGCTCGTACAGCGTTTCGGCCATCCAGGTCGATTCCTGCAGCCGCTTCTCCGCCCGTGATCGCTCGTGGTCGGCCCGCTCGGTGATGTCAGCAACCGCAGCGTCCCGACTCCGGTCGTTCGCCGCGAGCGCCGCGGCCGCGCGCCGCTGCACCTCGTCGGCCCGCCTTGACGCCTCGTCACCGGCCGCCAGTCGTACCTGGGAGGCCTCCTCGTCCGCCTGCTCGAGCTCGCGCCGAAGCTGGGCCTCGGCTCCAGCTGTTCCGGCTTCGGCTTCGCTCTCGATCGCCGCCTGCCGCTCGGCGCGCTCGCGCAGCAGCGCTCGAAGGTCACCGAGCACGCGACGCTCCAGACTGGTCAGGGGTCCATCGGGCATACGGGCAACTGTTGGCAGCCTACCACCACGCTCACTCGCAATCACGTCGGCTCTGGGCAATCACTTCGGCCAGTCGGTTCATCGCGGCCATCGCTCCTCGAACCTTGGAATCCAGTTGCTGCAGGTAGTCCTCTTCAAACTTGGCCCGCGCCGCATCGTCCCACTGGTCCTTGACCTGGGCCCAGGCGAACTTCAGTTCCTTGAGCCCGTCCCTCAACCTGACCTGCGCCACACTCACGCTCATCGTCCGCTCCCGCAAGCCATGACTACCGCCCCGCAAGAAGATCCCTGTTGTGAACGTCCAGCACCGCGGCGACCCCCCCGGATACCACGACGCACACCCATCCCTCGGGCAGTTCCAGAACTTCGCTGCTGCGTGGTACAAGACGCACCAGATCGCCGAGTGTGATGGTCTCGTACACGCCCGCCTCCGAATCGGCCACCATCGAGCCGACAAACCACCCGCTGTCCTCCGGACACGCCGGGCACCGACGCTCGAAGTACACGTCCCTCCCGTCGAGACTCCCCGCACTGACCACAGCAAGCAGCCCCGGCTGGATCGCTTCACCCCCGAGTCCCAGCCTCGCGAGCAGCCCCCCCTCAATCGCATCGATTACCAGGGCAATCCTCCCGACAACGCCCGCCTCTCCCGACTTGACCGCACGCATCCGTGCCTCGTCGCTCGGGGTCCGCCGACGGAGCCTCGCATGGTCACTGGCTTGGACCCCTTGCCCACCGGATTCGGTGCTGGCCGCGGCTGTTCCGCCCGTCCCCTTCGAAACCATCGCATAAGCCTGCAGATGCTCGATCATCTTTCCCAGACGGCTCATCGCTCCCGGCATCTCGCGGGCGACCACATCCTGCATGGTCTGGCTGGCGCCACGGTACAGCGCGAACTCGCGGTCGAGCACTCGAGCCCACTTCTTCACCGCCTCGACCTTGCGCTCGGCCTCCTCCAAGCCACGTTTGGCCGCATCGAGAGCATCCCGCTCCTCGAATGCCCTCGCTCGCTCCGGTAGCGCCGTCAGTTCCTTCCGGTACACCGCGCTCTTGGCCTGCGCCACCCGTTCCTGCCGCTTCCGAACCTCCCGCTGCCAATGGGCCAACTGCTCGTGAGTAAGCCATTGCATTGCCCGCTCGGCTTCCGAATCGCACTCCGCGAGCGCCGCCGAGGCCGCTTCGCCGAACTTGGACACGGCGCTCCGGAAGCGGTCCAGCGCCTCGACCGACATGACCCGTGCACCGCCCGCCATCCGCCGCGTCTCCCGTGTTCTACCGCTGGTGCAGGTACTCCTCGATCTTCTCGGCCTTCTTCAACAAGAACGGGATGTGCTGCGCCGACAGATCGACAAACCGCCCAAGCACCCGCATCGTCTGGTCGAACTCCTCCGCGAACTTCTGCTGCTCCTGGTCCCTCCAGGTTTGGCCCAGCGTGGTCAGACGCCCCTGCAGAACGCCCATCTGGTTCTGCAGGTTCGCATTGAATCGCTTGAGATCCTGCGCAAACCGCCTGAGTTCTTCCGGATCGACGATCGCCTTGCTCATGGCCAACCCTCCAATCAGCATCCGCCCGTGAGCGCCGACAACCAGCTATTCACCATCCCGGCAACGTCCGAGGGCGTCACCGCGCCGTCCCCATCGAAGTCCGCGGCGAGCCCCCCCGATCCCACACCCGACGACCACTCATTGATAAACGCCGCCAGATCACCGGGCGTGATCTGTCCGTCGAGATCCCAGTCGGCCGGTCGACCGATCGGAACGACAGCGAACTGATTCCCGGGCCTGATCGTCATGTCCGGTGAGGTTCCCAGGGAGCCCGTGCCGAACAGCACCCCGGGCAGCCACTGGTTCGAGACCTCACCACTCCCCCGAACCAGCATCGCCGCGATCCCCAGATCCCGGCAGGGGGATCCAGCGAAGCCCAGCTCCGCCTTGCTGATGAACACCTCGAACCCGGTCGTTGCTCCCGCCGCATCGGCCACCGACACCCTGGTCACGCCCGAGCTATTGGAGTTGTCGCACGCCACCTTGAGCCCGTTCGGGTTGCTGCCTCCGGACAGCACCCCGAGCCCGGAGTTCACCAAGCCCGCCCCGCGGTACGTCTTGGTGGCCGCGCCGCCCGCGGGGAGAACAAGGCCGTCGACAAAGATCGAGCCGCCGAAGGTGTTGATGTACCACATCCGGTCCGGCCGGAATCCGGCATCCAATCGAGTCCCGGTCAACTGCTGCAATCCGGCGGGCGGCGAAGGCAGCGGCGTGTTCAGCACATCCTGGCCAGCCGGTCCGCCCACGTCCGTATCGATCATGATCGCGATCGACGTCCCATCAATCGCGAGGTTGCCCGCCACCCCAACCACTACACCGCCGGCGACGGGCCTGACATACAGCGCATCCAACTCGGAGACATTGTCACCGAGCCCCGTCGCGCACGTCTGCACCGCCACCCGCGCCGAAGCGCCAAGATCGGCCGGGATGTTCCTCCCATCCGTCCTCTGCTCGGGGGCCGGTGGGAGCACGTCAGCCGCGAGAACCACATACCCGTATCCGGGCACCGTCACCGAATACGCGCCCTGATTGGCCGAGGTCACCGGCGGCAGGACCGATCCGGTGATCGCGTTCGTCACCGTCGCACTTCCGCCCGCAATCCGGAAGCCCGCCATGTTCAGGCTCGTCACCTGTGCGGACCCCGCGAGGTTGATCGCCACGATCACGTTCTGCAACGCATGCGACTTGTGGAACGCCCACACGCGGGAGCTCGTGCTGACAATCGGCGTGTACTCGCCGCGGCGGAGCGCGATGTTCGCGCGCCGGGCCGCGATCAGCGTGCGATACGTCTCCAGCAACGACCCCGAGATTCCGGACTGTTCCTCGACGCTCCGCCCGTCGTTATCCTGCGAGAATCGCCCGTTGTACGCACCGCTGTTGAGCACCCAGTAGTTCGACATCGGCGGTCCAGCCAGCCGGTTCCACTTGAACGGCTCCCGCATCGGGATGTCGTCCGCATCCGATCCGTAACTCTGCTTCGTCCCCAGCATGCCGATCTCGTCGCCGTAATAGATGATCGGTGTCAGCGGCTGCAGAAGCAGGACGGCCGCGGCGGCCTTCGCCTTGTTCATGCTCCCGCCGATCTCGCTTGTCAGCCGGTTCACATCGTGGTCGTTCACGATCGCCAGCGACGTCCGGCCCGCCGGGATCGCGGCGAGCGTCGCCCGCATCGACGAGTACAGACCCGCCGCCGTCTCGCTGTTCACCGCGTCCCGCGCTGCGAACTCGAACGGCTTCGTAAACGCTGCATCCATTGCCGGCAGCAGATCAGTCCCGTAATTCCCCCAGTCCCCCTGCTCCGCGAAGTTGAATACGGTGGGCTTGAGCTGCTTCAGGCTGCCCGTCCATTGCTCCCAGAACTCGATGTTGGCGCCCCACCCGTTCGGGCCGTCGGGCGACTGTGCATACGCGTGGTCAAGCCGGTACCCGTCGATCCCGTCCGACGGGTTTCCATCCGAGTTGGGATCCAGCCAGTGCCGCGCCCAACCCGTCACCAGTCCCACCGGGCCGGGATTCGCCAGGTTCCAGTGGATGAAGCCGACACTCTGCCCGTTCCACGTGGAATAGATGCTCCCCGTGTACTGCGTGTTGCTGCCGTTGGTAAACCCGAGCCACAGGTCGTACGGGCTCGACGGGTTGGACCGTGCTGACTGGTACCACGTTGACGTATGGCTGATCCCGTACGCCACAAAGTCGACGAACACCTTGATCCCACGCGCATGCGCCTGGCCCACAAAGTTCACGAACTGCGCCTCGGTCCCGAACCGTGGGTTGACCTGATCCGCCGCGCCGTGCTGGTAGCCGTGGTACGCATTCGTCGGGAAGATCGGGTTGATCCACACCGCGGTTACCCCCAATGACTGCAGGTAGTCCAGCGAGGCGGTCATCCCACCAAAGTCGCCGAATCGCTGGGCATCACCGTCCGAATCGCGCCACGCGATGGGCATGAAGTGGTAGAAGACGTCGTCCCGACAGTCAGGGTCCGTGAGCGACTGTCCACTCGCCGCTCCTGCTGCCGCCGACACCACCACAACGCTCCAACGCATCAAGCCCATGATTCTCCCTTCGTTCAAGCATCCCCGCCGGTTTGAATATACTCCCGCGGTCCGCGTTGTCCCGTGAGCGGCGCCGTGTTCGACCAATTTGGAGCCCTTTGATGCCCTTGCCCCGGATCACCCTTGCCTGCCTGATCGCCATGCTGACGACCGCCGCTTCCGCCTCGCCACCTGTCGCCCAACACCTTGGCAACGGGGTGGTCCGCTTCCATCGGGACAGCGCCGCCGCGGCGGACGCACTTCCCTCGTTCGCCCTCGTCGTTGACCGGCCCTCCAAGGGCCCCGCCCCAGCCGACTTTCCCATCACGCCGGAATTCTCGACTTCGGCGGACGGCAAGCAATCGGCCGCCGTCTCGATTACCCCGGGCACCTCGCTCTACGGCACCGGCGAGGTCTTCGGCCCGCTGCTGCGAAACGGGAAGACCACCGTCTGCTGGAACACCGACGCCTACGGCTACGGGGACACCAATCCCTCCCTCTACCAGTCCCATCCATGGGTGCTCGCGGTCCGGCCCGATGGCACGGCGTTCGGCCTCCTGGCCGACACCACGTGGCGCTGCGAGATCGATCTCAAGGATGGCATCACCTTCACAGCCGACGGACCCGCCTTCCCCGTGATCGTCATCGATCGCCCCTCGCCCCAGGAGGTGCTCACCAGCCTCGCTTCGCTCATCGGCACCATCCCGATGCCGCCCAAGTGGGCCATCGGCTACCACCAGTGCCGCTACTCGTACAACCCCGACGCCCGGGTCCGCGAGATCGCAAACGGCTTCCGCGACCGCCAGATCCCCTGCGACGTCATCTGGTTCGACATCGACTACATGGACGGCTACCGAGTCTTCACCTTTGACAAGGTGCAGTTCCCCGACCCCAAGGGCCTCAACGCCGACCTCAAGGCGCAAGGCTTCCATTGCATCTGGATGATCGACCCCGGCATCAAGGCCGAACCCGGCTACCCGGTGTACGACACGCTGATGTCCGGCGACATGGCCGTCAGGACCGCCACGAACGAGGTCTACAAGGGTGAAGTCTGGCCCGGCTGGTGCGTCTTTCCGGACTACACCAGG comes from the Phycisphaeraceae bacterium genome and includes:
- a CDS encoding AAA family ATPase produces the protein MPDGPLTSLERRVLGDLRALLRERAERQAAIESEAEAGTAGAEAQLRRELEQADEEASQVRLAAGDEASRRADEVQRRAAAALAANDRSRDAAVADITERADHERSRAEKRLQESTWMAETLYEPHAHKPREKFEQSRKVIDQAVADALVVERSAAESLARLGRRPDRLLVAPTGELDQAGDAVDAIQREVEAAQYGFRRLDSLVLARMTITPLLVVYVLGAAAGGAALTWVYLKGATPAVIGAAGSGATLLIAGLLVLLSRVASRQVARAAGRIAGSVARIRRLAPIAVEQAMRARQQEEAALREPRDREIRSAREKHELAAVEVRRVSAERIAEIRARHLAAEEAITAERDAEVAAAQEKGELAIRLAEQTHAEVTARVRATAGARREQARAAEVEGWAALEADWRTRIASIRADLEKVGRAERRSAPAWSEVLSDDYSTTEVGERLARIGSVQIDLTAMPGGVPGDLRLDLAGPANFALPVLLELPERGSLLIRTGGEGRAEAIGTLQATMLRLLATFPPGKVRFTIIDPVGLGESFAGFMHLADFEPLLVSDRIWTEPRHIEARLADLTEHMETVIQKYLRNEFASIDEYNRHAGEVAEPFRFLVIADYPVSFDEAAAKRLASIITSGPRCGVHALIAMDTRRPAPPGLPIADLERACVRVVWKRGTMVLEDPDFADLPLALDAPAATNEFTRVVHAVGSRSKDAGRVQVPFKHVAPPEQLWPLSTADEVRIPLGRAGATKLQYITLGRGTAQHALIAGRTGSGKSTLLHVLITNLALWYSPDEVELYLVDFKKGVEFKTYARLELPHARVVAIESEREFGISVLRRLDAEMKRRGEMFRELIVQDVAGYREVSGRKLARILLIVDEFQEMFVEDDKLGQEAALLLDRLVRQGRAFGMHVVLGSQTLGGAFSLARSTMGQMAVRIALQCSEADSYLILSDDNSAARLLTRPGEAIYNDASGAVQGNSPFQISWLEDQEREIRLEAVRRRWENQGHRPGSMIVFEGHAPADISRNRALDAALAAKGSAAASGAVAWLGEPIAIKDPTGPVLRRQEGGNVLIVGQRDEAAVAMLASAMVGLAAQHGLGVVDGTGAAARFVVFDGSTPDSASAGLIAGVAQRLGIRSDVVEYKDTPGAVLSLAAELARRQDEDRLGYPPVYLLVLGLQRYRALRRPENEFDFSSDSSGEATADKHFAAILREGPSVGIHAIVWCDTVATLNRTLDRQAIRGFDHRVAFQMSASDSSSLIDSPAASVLGQHRALYFNEEQGLTEKFRPYAMPSDGFIAEVARRLAEGAAGGAGAAAPR
- a CDS encoding WXG100 family type VII secretion target translates to MSKAIVDPEELRRFAQDLKRFNANLQNQMGVLQGRLTTLGQTWRDQEQQKFAEEFDQTMRVLGRFVDLSAQHIPFLLKKAEKIEEYLHQR